From the genome of Colwellia psychrerythraea 34H, one region includes:
- the uvrC gene encoding excinuclease ABC subunit UvrC — translation MLHNTTDNVENNQTIKASTFDSEAFLRVVTEQAGVYRMYDSKQVVIYVGKAKQLKKRLASYFRKDVGSVKTQVLVKQIAAIEVTVTHTEGEALILENNYIKKYQPKYNILLRDDKSYPYLLITAHKHPKLGLHRGGKKVKGEYFGPFPTVGAVWESLRLMQKIFPIRQCEDSYYRARSRPCLQHQLGRCSAPCVDKISVDDYKEQVNLAKLFLQGKSSAVIEQLVARMELASNELHFELAAKYRDQIVTLRKVQQQQHVSGHVAELDVVGLYRDKTQVCIHLLFIRQHKILGSKSYFPTVPSESSDSEILQAFIAQHYLSNEMLSHGKVQSSIPKEIVIKESIEQVVELARLLSEQAEYDVKISTNTRSERAQYLKLAGTNAHTALVTRNSHKESMQARFVALNEVFELENGIQRIECFDISHTMGQQTVASNVVFNQEGPLKTDYRRYNVFGITPGDDYAAMAFALNKRYGKLKANPIKPEEHGALEKLPDIVFIDGGKGQLAKAEEFFSQLALTRTPLLVGVAKGESRKPGLETLILAGSHQLISLPATSPALHLVQHIRDESHRFAITGHRAKRQKVSKKSRLESIEGIGAKKRQSLLTFLGGLQEVMQADITALAKVPGISHVLAEKIHNALHDK, via the coding sequence ATGCTGCACAATACTACTGATAATGTAGAAAATAACCAAACCATTAAAGCCTCAACTTTCGATAGTGAGGCTTTTTTGCGTGTAGTTACTGAGCAGGCCGGTGTTTATCGAATGTATGACAGTAAGCAAGTAGTCATCTATGTAGGTAAAGCAAAGCAGTTAAAAAAACGTCTTGCGAGTTATTTTCGAAAAGATGTAGGGTCAGTTAAAACACAAGTTTTAGTGAAACAAATTGCCGCCATTGAAGTAACCGTTACCCATACGGAAGGTGAGGCGCTGATCCTTGAAAATAACTACATCAAAAAGTATCAACCAAAATACAATATTTTATTACGTGATGATAAGTCATATCCTTATTTACTCATTACTGCACATAAGCATCCCAAATTGGGTTTACACCGTGGCGGTAAAAAAGTAAAAGGTGAGTATTTTGGCCCATTTCCTACGGTTGGTGCCGTTTGGGAAAGTTTGCGATTAATGCAAAAAATATTTCCTATTAGACAATGTGAAGATAGCTACTATCGCGCTCGGTCAAGACCCTGTTTACAACATCAACTAGGTCGTTGCTCAGCGCCTTGTGTTGATAAAATATCGGTTGATGATTATAAGGAACAAGTCAATTTAGCTAAGTTGTTTTTGCAAGGAAAAAGCTCGGCGGTGATAGAGCAGTTAGTTGCAAGAATGGAGTTAGCGAGCAATGAACTACATTTTGAACTTGCGGCAAAATATCGTGATCAAATAGTGACATTACGTAAAGTCCAGCAGCAGCAACATGTAAGTGGTCATGTGGCAGAGCTTGATGTTGTCGGATTATATCGAGACAAAACCCAAGTCTGTATCCATCTACTCTTTATTAGGCAACATAAAATTTTAGGCAGTAAAAGTTACTTCCCTACGGTGCCGAGTGAAAGTAGCGACAGTGAAATATTACAAGCTTTTATTGCTCAGCACTACTTAAGCAATGAAATGTTAAGTCATGGCAAAGTACAGAGTAGTATTCCAAAAGAGATTGTCATTAAAGAGTCAATTGAACAGGTAGTAGAATTAGCAAGACTGTTGAGTGAACAAGCAGAGTATGACGTTAAGATATCCACTAATACCCGTAGTGAGCGAGCCCAGTATTTAAAACTCGCCGGAACTAACGCACATACAGCCTTAGTTACCCGAAATAGTCACAAAGAATCAATGCAAGCTCGCTTTGTTGCGTTAAACGAAGTATTTGAGCTTGAAAATGGCATTCAACGTATTGAGTGTTTTGATATAAGCCATACCATGGGACAACAAACCGTAGCCTCTAATGTTGTCTTTAACCAAGAGGGTCCACTAAAAACAGATTATCGCCGTTATAATGTTTTCGGTATCACACCAGGGGATGATTATGCCGCCATGGCATTTGCGTTAAATAAACGGTATGGAAAATTAAAAGCGAATCCAATCAAACCGGAAGAACATGGTGCTTTAGAAAAGTTACCTGATATTGTTTTTATAGATGGTGGTAAAGGACAGCTTGCTAAAGCCGAAGAGTTTTTTAGCCAGCTTGCACTAACAAGAACACCCTTGTTAGTGGGGGTTGCTAAAGGAGAGTCACGTAAACCAGGCCTAGAAACGTTAATTTTAGCGGGTAGCCATCAGTTGATCTCTTTACCTGCTACCTCCCCAGCATTGCACTTAGTACAACATATTCGAGATGAGTCACACCGTTTTGCCATAACAGGGCATAGAGCGAAAAGACAAAAGGTCAGTAAAAAGTCTCGCTTAGAGTCAATTGAAGGAATAGGTGCAAAAAAACGTCAAAGCCTATTAACGTTTTTAGGTGGTTTGCAAGAAGTCATGCAAGCCGATATTACCGCCTTAGCCAAAGTTCCCGGTATAAGCCATGTTTTAGCTGAAAAAATTCATAATGCTCTTCATGATAAATAA
- the uvrY gene encoding UvrY/SirA/GacA family response regulator transcription factor, whose amino-acid sequence MINVLLVDDHHLVRVGINKILTSVKGLKVVGECETGEEAIKFCRNSEPDVLLMDMDMPGMGGLEATKKILRFAPDVKIIVLTAHTEDPFPSKVMQMGAAGYLTKDAGPDEMVNAIRAVHSGQRYLPSDIAQKMALNQFKSVEDNPFNTLSDRELQIMIMITRGDKVPAISEHLNLSTKTINSYRYRMFEKLDVSNDVELTHLAIRYGMLKTEKL is encoded by the coding sequence GTGATAAATGTTTTATTGGTTGATGATCACCACCTTGTACGTGTCGGTATTAATAAAATTTTAACGAGCGTTAAAGGGTTGAAGGTCGTCGGCGAATGTGAAACAGGTGAAGAAGCCATTAAATTCTGCCGAAACAGTGAACCTGATGTTTTACTCATGGATATGGATATGCCAGGTATGGGTGGACTTGAGGCAACCAAGAAAATTTTACGTTTTGCACCTGATGTTAAAATTATTGTTTTAACTGCGCATACCGAAGACCCTTTTCCAAGTAAAGTGATGCAAATGGGGGCCGCTGGCTATTTAACTAAAGATGCTGGTCCTGATGAAATGGTTAATGCTATTCGTGCTGTTCACAGTGGTCAACGTTACCTCCCTTCTGATATCGCCCAAAAAATGGCATTGAACCAGTTCAAATCGGTTGAAGATAATCCTTTTAATACATTATCCGATCGAGAATTACAGATTATGATCATGATCACGCGTGGTGATAAAGTACCCGCTATATCTGAGCATTTAAATTTGAGTACTAAAACAATTAATAGTTATCGTTATCGCATGTTTGAAAAACTTGATGTTAGTAATGATGTAGAGCTAACGCATTTAGCGATCCGATATGGTATGTTAAAAACAGAAAAGCTGTAG